One Clostridia bacterium DNA window includes the following coding sequences:
- the tsaE gene encoding tRNA (adenosine(37)-N6)-threonylcarbamoyltransferase complex ATPase subunit type 1 TsaE, with amino-acid sequence MIYTTYGEVQTFDLGVKIAKTLKGGEVITLDGQLGAGKTVFTKGLAHGLGVETPILSPTFVILRQYKGSELELYHFDMYRLESSDEALELGFDEYIGRKTAVTVIEWADKVKDILNNVTHRIKINFVDDLTRTVEIL; translated from the coding sequence ATGATTTACACAACATACGGAGAAGTCCAAACTTTTGATCTTGGTGTCAAAATCGCCAAAACCTTAAAAGGCGGAGAAGTGATAACCCTTGACGGTCAGCTTGGCGCTGGCAAAACAGTGTTTACAAAAGGTCTTGCGCATGGGCTTGGCGTTGAAACACCCATTTTGAGCCCTACGTTTGTTATTCTTAGGCAATATAAAGGTTCAGAACTAGAACTGTATCATTTCGATATGTACAGGCTGGAAAGTTCAGACGAAGCGCTTGAACTAGGTTTTGACGAATATATCGGCAGAAAAACAGCGGTTACGGTTATAGAATGGGCGGATAAGGTAAAAGATATTTTAAATAATGTCACTCACCGAATTAAGATAAACTTTGTTGACGACCTAACCAGAACAGTGGAGATTTTATGA
- a CDS encoding zinc-ribbon domain and TM2 domain-containing protein has protein sequence MPIEALKCPNCGAPLEHGQNFCDHCGIALKVTDDEPKEKPRGINISIDGKEKTYNYGFSFNSTPNYNTGNNYNPNNRDDGRNRNYTYGDFRPNDPSDFSRHSLSKDIALILALISLFFLCGIGIHKIYLKKIAGFVLSLLFVWTIIPLIVCFFNVISLATMSKESFYRKYC, from the coding sequence CAATCGAAGCTTTAAAATGTCCTAATTGTGGCGCTCCGTTAGAACACGGTCAGAACTTTTGCGATCATTGTGGAATTGCATTAAAAGTAACTGATGATGAGCCCAAAGAAAAACCGCGCGGAATAAATATATCTATTGACGGCAAAGAAAAAACTTATAATTACGGATTTTCATTTAACTCTACGCCCAATTACAATACAGGCAATAATTATAATCCAAACAATAGAGATGACGGAAGAAACCGTAATTATACTTATGGCGATTTTAGACCAAACGATCCTAGTGATTTTTCAAGACATTCTTTGTCAAAAGATATTGCGCTTATATTGGCTTTGATATCTTTGTTCTTTTTATGCGGCATAGGCATTCACAAAATATATCTTAAGAAAATAGCTGGATTTGTTTTGTCTTTATTGTTCGTCTGGACAATCATACCTTTGATAGTGTGCTTCTTTAACGTGATTTCACTAGCTACTATGAGCAAAGAAAGCTTTTATAGAAAATATTGTTAA